A single region of the Eleginops maclovinus isolate JMC-PN-2008 ecotype Puerto Natales chromosome 4, JC_Emac_rtc_rv5, whole genome shotgun sequence genome encodes:
- the mthfsd gene encoding methenyltetrahydrofolate synthase domain-containing protein isoform X3, which yields MEPAIQINPGATKWDIRQKVWDYIEENNLANFPRPVHNRIPNFKGAIQACNRLTDLQEFKSSKTVKVNPDRPQQQARFVTLEGAFTACAKVSELPVFTGAAEVKVDPDKPLEGARLAVLQAQKTLLVPTPRLRTGLFNNITPPEGASKEQLRICSSSQGVKDFSVPVGLDSKVKVDLVVVGSVAVSEKGLRIGKGEGFADLEYGMMVSMGAVDESTVVVTIVHDCQVMDFPEELIESHDLTVDYILTPTRVIETKCQTPKPLGIIWSKLDPEKLEKIPVLKKLRDLEEQGGKDVTLGVAPEATEPGLQTGQTKRPPRRRPRRNIQQDDEGESKQEKTGESDQKPRQRPPRVRKEVRGDGGGDNDREFNKRGRGRRGDNMREKDQEEGGSEVTAQRRLPLSVTTVYLGGIPAGLRVSELKTALREREAIPLRLTWQGAQHRAFLDYSDPQAAEVALESLQDLSLNGHSLQAELAKSQRGGKRAGQSNRRERPSTAPETKTAPPDAESDTNEKAEQ from the exons GAGCGACGAAATGGGACATTCGTCAAAAAGTTTGGGACTATATCGAAGAAAACAATCTGGCCAACTTCCCCAGGCCTGTTCACAACAGAATACCGAATTTCAAG GGTGCAATACAAGCATGCAACAGGCTTACTGACCTGCAGGAGTTCAAGTCCAGCAAGACAGTCAAAGTTAACCCAGACAGACCCCAGCAGCAGGCTCGCTTTGTCACTCTGGAA GGTGCTTTCACAGCCTGTGCCAAAGTGTCTGAGCTGCCGGTGTTCACTGGGGCCGCAGAGGTGAAGGTGGATCCTGATAAACCTCTGGAGGGGGCTCGACTGGCAGTGCTACAG GCTCAGAAGACTTTATTGGTCCCAACTCCTCGTCTTCGTACTGGCCTTTTCAACAACATCACTCCTCCCGAGGGGGCCAGCAAAGAACAGCTGCGCATCTGCTCTTCTTCCCAG GGTGTGAAAGACTTCAGTGTGCCTGTTGGCCTGGATTCAAAAGTGAAGGTAGACCTGGTGGTGGTCGGCTCTGTGGCGGTGTCCGAGAAAG GCTTGCGCATTGGGAAAGGAGAAGGCTTTGCTGACTTGGAGTACGGCATGATGGTGTCAATGGGAGCTGTTGATGAGTCTACTGTGGTGGTTACCATCGTCCATGACTGCCAG gtgatggacTTTCCCGAGGAGTTAATTGAAAGTCATGACCTGACTGTGGACTACATCCTCACACCCACCAGAGTTATTGAAACAAAATGCCAGACCCCCAAACCGCTGGGAATCATTTGGTCTAAG TTGGACCCAGAAAAGCTGGAGAAGATCCCCGTCCTGAAGAAGCTGCGTGACCTGGAGGAACAGGGGGGAAAGGACGTAACACTGGGCGTGGCGCCCGAGGCAACAGAGCCTGGTCTGCAGACAGGTCAAACCAAAAGGCCACCCAGACGGAGGCCAAGGAGAAACATACAGCAAGATGATGAGGGAGAGTCCAAACAGGAGAAAACAGGGGAGTCAGATCAGAAACCGAGGCAGCGTCCACCGAGAGTGAGGAAAGAAGTCAGAGGAGATGGCGGGGGAGATAATGACAGAGAATTCAAtaagagaggaaggggaagaagaGGTGATAACATGAGGGAGAAGGATCAAGAGGAGGGTGGAAGTGAAGTAACAGCTCAACGTAGGCTCCCTCTGAGTGTGACCACAGTTTACCTGGGGGGAATCCCTGCTGGGCTGCGTGTTAGTGAGCTGAAGACGGCgctcagagagagggaggccatCCCACTGAGGCTCACCTGGCAGGGAGCTCAACACAGGGCCTTCCTCGACTACAGCGACCCTCAGGCTGCAGAGGTGGCCCTGGAGTCCCTTCAGGATCTCAGTCTGAATGGTcacagtctgcaggctgagctgGCCAAGAGCCAGCGGGGAGGCAAGAGGGCTGGACAGTCCAACCGGAGAGAAAGACCATCAACGGCTCCGGAGACAAAAACGGCTCCCCCAGATGCTGAGAGTGATACCAATGAGAAGGCTGAGCAGTAA
- the mthfsd gene encoding methenyltetrahydrofolate synthase domain-containing protein isoform X1 produces the protein MEPAIQINPGATKWDIRQKVWDYIEENNLANFPRPVHNRIPNFKGAFTACAKVSELPVFTGAAEVKVDPDKPLEGARLAVLQAQKTLLVPTPRLRTGLFNNITPPEGASKEQLRICSSSQGVKDFSVPVGLDSKVKVDLVVVGSVAVSEKGLRIGKGEGFADLEYGMMVSMGAVDESTVVVTIVHDCQVMDFPEELIESHDLTVDYILTPTRVIETKCQTPKPLGIIWSKLDPEKLEKIPVLKKLRDLEEQGGKDVTLGVAPEATEPGLQTGQTKRPPRRRPRRNIQQDDEGESKQEKTGESDQKPRQRPPRVRKEVRGDGGGDNDREFNKRGRGRRGDNMREKDQEEGGSEVTAQRRLPLSVTTVYLGGIPAGLRVSELKTALREREAIPLRLTWQGAQHRAFLDYSDPQAAEVALESLQDLSLNGHSLQAELAKSQRGGKRAGQSNRRERPSTAPETKTAPPDAESDTNEKAEQ, from the exons GAGCGACGAAATGGGACATTCGTCAAAAAGTTTGGGACTATATCGAAGAAAACAATCTGGCCAACTTCCCCAGGCCTGTTCACAACAGAATACCGAATTTCAAG GGTGCTTTCACAGCCTGTGCCAAAGTGTCTGAGCTGCCGGTGTTCACTGGGGCCGCAGAGGTGAAGGTGGATCCTGATAAACCTCTGGAGGGGGCTCGACTGGCAGTGCTACAG GCTCAGAAGACTTTATTGGTCCCAACTCCTCGTCTTCGTACTGGCCTTTTCAACAACATCACTCCTCCCGAGGGGGCCAGCAAAGAACAGCTGCGCATCTGCTCTTCTTCCCAG GGTGTGAAAGACTTCAGTGTGCCTGTTGGCCTGGATTCAAAAGTGAAGGTAGACCTGGTGGTGGTCGGCTCTGTGGCGGTGTCCGAGAAAG GCTTGCGCATTGGGAAAGGAGAAGGCTTTGCTGACTTGGAGTACGGCATGATGGTGTCAATGGGAGCTGTTGATGAGTCTACTGTGGTGGTTACCATCGTCCATGACTGCCAG gtgatggacTTTCCCGAGGAGTTAATTGAAAGTCATGACCTGACTGTGGACTACATCCTCACACCCACCAGAGTTATTGAAACAAAATGCCAGACCCCCAAACCGCTGGGAATCATTTGGTCTAAG TTGGACCCAGAAAAGCTGGAGAAGATCCCCGTCCTGAAGAAGCTGCGTGACCTGGAGGAACAGGGGGGAAAGGACGTAACACTGGGCGTGGCGCCCGAGGCAACAGAGCCTGGTCTGCAGACAGGTCAAACCAAAAGGCCACCCAGACGGAGGCCAAGGAGAAACATACAGCAAGATGATGAGGGAGAGTCCAAACAGGAGAAAACAGGGGAGTCAGATCAGAAACCGAGGCAGCGTCCACCGAGAGTGAGGAAAGAAGTCAGAGGAGATGGCGGGGGAGATAATGACAGAGAATTCAAtaagagaggaaggggaagaagaGGTGATAACATGAGGGAGAAGGATCAAGAGGAGGGTGGAAGTGAAGTAACAGCTCAACGTAGGCTCCCTCTGAGTGTGACCACAGTTTACCTGGGGGGAATCCCTGCTGGGCTGCGTGTTAGTGAGCTGAAGACGGCgctcagagagagggaggccatCCCACTGAGGCTCACCTGGCAGGGAGCTCAACACAGGGCCTTCCTCGACTACAGCGACCCTCAGGCTGCAGAGGTGGCCCTGGAGTCCCTTCAGGATCTCAGTCTGAATGGTcacagtctgcaggctgagctgGCCAAGAGCCAGCGGGGAGGCAAGAGGGCTGGACAGTCCAACCGGAGAGAAAGACCATCAACGGCTCCGGAGACAAAAACGGCTCCCCCAGATGCTGAGAGTGATACCAATGAGAAGGCTGAGCAGTAA
- the foxf1 gene encoding forkhead box protein F1: MTAEVQQPPAQTPAQSSPMSAPEKPHGQTAVMETASSTTKTKKTNAGIRRPEKPPYSYIALIVMAIQSSPTKRLTLSEIYQFLQSRFPFFRGSYQGWKNSVRHNLSLNECFIKLPKGLGRPGKGHYWTIDPASEFMFEEGSFRRRPRGFRRKCQALKPMYSMMNGLGFNHIPESYNFQGSGGGLSCPPNGLSLDSGIGMMNGHLAGNMEGMGLSGHTMSHLSTNGGHSYMGSCTGSTGSDYPHHDNSGSPLLTSGGVMEPHPVYSSSASAWAPAPSASMNNGASYIKQQPLSPCNPGANSLQPSLPTHSLDQSYLHQNGHSTTDLQGIPRYHSQSPSMCDRKEFVFSFNAMTSSAMHSPSSSSYYHHQQVSYQDIKPCVM, encoded by the exons ATGACGGCAGAGGTCCAGCAGCCCCCAGCGCAGACTCCTGCTCAGAGCAGTCCAATGTCTGCCCCGGAGAAGCCGCACGGACAGACGGCAGTGATGGAAACTGCATCCTCCACTACGAAAACCAAAAAGACAAACGCGGGGATCCGCAGACCAGAGAAACCCCCATATTCATACATCGCCTTAATAGTCATGGCTATCCAGAGCTCTCCAACCAAGCGCCTGACGCTCAGTGAAATATACCAGTTCCTACAGAGCCGTTTCCCGTTTTTCCGGGGCTCATACCAGGGATGGAAGAACTCCGTGCGTCACAACTTGTCTCTGAACGAATGCTTCATAAAACTACCCAAGGGCCTCGGCAGGCCCGGGAAAGGCCACTACTGGACTATCGACCCGGCTAGTGAGTTTATGTTTGAGGAAGGGTCCTTCAGAAGGAGACCCAGGGGTTTTAGGCGCAAGTGCCAGGCGCTCAAGCCCATGTACAGCATGATGAACGGCCTGGGCTTCAACCACATCCCCGAGTCCTACAACTTCCAGGGGAGCGGCGGGGGACTATCCTGTCCACCTAACGGCCTGTCCCTGGACAGCGGGATTGGGATGATGAATGGACACTTGGCGGGTAACATGGAAGGGATGGGTCTGTCCGGGCACACCATGTCACACTTGTCGACCAACGGTGGACATTCCTACATGGGAAGTTGTACAGGATCCACCGGGAGTGATTATCCACACCACGACAATTCCGGCTCCCCTCTGCTCACCAGTGGAGGAGTCATGGAGCCTCATCCGGTCTACTCGAGCTCAGCCTCTGCGTGGGCTCCGGCCCCCTCGGCCTCTATGAATAACGGGGCCTCCTACATAAAACAGCAGCCTCTATCTCCTTGTAACCCAGGGGCAAACTCACTGCAGCCAAGCTTGCCCACACATTCATTAGACCAATCGTACTTGCACCAGAACGGGCACAGTACTACAGATTTACAAG GTATTCCTCGGTACCATTCCCAGTCTCCAAGCATGTGTGACCGAAAGGAGTTTGTGTTCTCGTTCAACGCCATGACGTCTTCTGCGATGCACTCACCGAGCAGCAGCTCGTACTACCACCACCAGCAGGTTTCCTACCAGGACATTAAGCCCTGCGTCATGTGA
- the mthfsd gene encoding methenyltetrahydrofolate synthase domain-containing protein isoform X2: MEPAIQINPGATKWDIRQKVWDYIEENNLANFPRPVHNRIPNFKGAIQACNRLTDLQEFKSSKTVKVNPDRPQQQARFVTLEAQKTLLVPTPRLRTGLFNNITPPEGASKEQLRICSSSQGVKDFSVPVGLDSKVKVDLVVVGSVAVSEKGLRIGKGEGFADLEYGMMVSMGAVDESTVVVTIVHDCQVMDFPEELIESHDLTVDYILTPTRVIETKCQTPKPLGIIWSKLDPEKLEKIPVLKKLRDLEEQGGKDVTLGVAPEATEPGLQTGQTKRPPRRRPRRNIQQDDEGESKQEKTGESDQKPRQRPPRVRKEVRGDGGGDNDREFNKRGRGRRGDNMREKDQEEGGSEVTAQRRLPLSVTTVYLGGIPAGLRVSELKTALREREAIPLRLTWQGAQHRAFLDYSDPQAAEVALESLQDLSLNGHSLQAELAKSQRGGKRAGQSNRRERPSTAPETKTAPPDAESDTNEKAEQ; the protein is encoded by the exons GAGCGACGAAATGGGACATTCGTCAAAAAGTTTGGGACTATATCGAAGAAAACAATCTGGCCAACTTCCCCAGGCCTGTTCACAACAGAATACCGAATTTCAAG GGTGCAATACAAGCATGCAACAGGCTTACTGACCTGCAGGAGTTCAAGTCCAGCAAGACAGTCAAAGTTAACCCAGACAGACCCCAGCAGCAGGCTCGCTTTGTCACTCTGGAA GCTCAGAAGACTTTATTGGTCCCAACTCCTCGTCTTCGTACTGGCCTTTTCAACAACATCACTCCTCCCGAGGGGGCCAGCAAAGAACAGCTGCGCATCTGCTCTTCTTCCCAG GGTGTGAAAGACTTCAGTGTGCCTGTTGGCCTGGATTCAAAAGTGAAGGTAGACCTGGTGGTGGTCGGCTCTGTGGCGGTGTCCGAGAAAG GCTTGCGCATTGGGAAAGGAGAAGGCTTTGCTGACTTGGAGTACGGCATGATGGTGTCAATGGGAGCTGTTGATGAGTCTACTGTGGTGGTTACCATCGTCCATGACTGCCAG gtgatggacTTTCCCGAGGAGTTAATTGAAAGTCATGACCTGACTGTGGACTACATCCTCACACCCACCAGAGTTATTGAAACAAAATGCCAGACCCCCAAACCGCTGGGAATCATTTGGTCTAAG TTGGACCCAGAAAAGCTGGAGAAGATCCCCGTCCTGAAGAAGCTGCGTGACCTGGAGGAACAGGGGGGAAAGGACGTAACACTGGGCGTGGCGCCCGAGGCAACAGAGCCTGGTCTGCAGACAGGTCAAACCAAAAGGCCACCCAGACGGAGGCCAAGGAGAAACATACAGCAAGATGATGAGGGAGAGTCCAAACAGGAGAAAACAGGGGAGTCAGATCAGAAACCGAGGCAGCGTCCACCGAGAGTGAGGAAAGAAGTCAGAGGAGATGGCGGGGGAGATAATGACAGAGAATTCAAtaagagaggaaggggaagaagaGGTGATAACATGAGGGAGAAGGATCAAGAGGAGGGTGGAAGTGAAGTAACAGCTCAACGTAGGCTCCCTCTGAGTGTGACCACAGTTTACCTGGGGGGAATCCCTGCTGGGCTGCGTGTTAGTGAGCTGAAGACGGCgctcagagagagggaggccatCCCACTGAGGCTCACCTGGCAGGGAGCTCAACACAGGGCCTTCCTCGACTACAGCGACCCTCAGGCTGCAGAGGTGGCCCTGGAGTCCCTTCAGGATCTCAGTCTGAATGGTcacagtctgcaggctgagctgGCCAAGAGCCAGCGGGGAGGCAAGAGGGCTGGACAGTCCAACCGGAGAGAAAGACCATCAACGGCTCCGGAGACAAAAACGGCTCCCCCAGATGCTGAGAGTGATACCAATGAGAAGGCTGAGCAGTAA